The genomic DNA AGCTGAGTCGTCGATGTCTGGTTGGGGAAGAAGAGGGCTGGGAAGACCAGCGAGGAGGCCGTGGCGTAGGCGTAGAAATCGAAGAATTCGATCGTGGTGCCGACCATCGAGGCGGTCAGGACCTTGCCGCGGGTGTTGTTCTTGCGAGTCGCTGCGATTGCGTCGTCATCGACTCCGGGTGCCGAAGAGGGATTCTCCGGCTGTGTTTCGGTGGACATGGTGGTGGTGCTCCGCTGTTTCGTGAGTGCAGGCACGGGCGGGTGGTCCGTGCCAATGGAAAAGGCCGTCGGCGCTGTGTCTGGCACAGCGTCGACGGCGACGAGTCGACATTACGCTCGTCTCACAGAACGTGATTTCCGAGTCTCACTAATTGGGATTACTAGGTGGTCGAAGTGTTCTGGACAACTCGGACGGGCGGTCAGTCCGCGACGGTGACCTCGGTGATCGTCACCTTCTCCTTGGGTGAGCCGTCGCCGGCACCGGAGTCCGTGCCCTTGGCAGCGAGATCCGCGACGGTCTTCGTGCTCTTCTCATCCAGCTGTCCGAACACGGTGTAGTCGGGCGGCAGCGAGCTGTCGTCGTAGACGACGAAGAACTGGGAGCCGTTCGTATCCGGGCCGGAGTTCGCCATGGCCAGAGTGCCGGCCGGGTAGGTCTCGGAGCCGTCGAGCTCATCGGCGAACGAGTAGCCCGGACCGCCGGAACCGGTGCCTGTGGGGTCGCCGCACTGGAGGACGTAGATGCCTTCGGTGGTCAGGCGGTGGCATTCGGTGTCGTCGAAGTACTTCTGCGCGGCCAGCGACAGGAAGCTGTTGACGGTGCAGGGAGCGCGGTCGGCATCGAGAGTCACCGCGAGGTCCCCAGCGTTCGTTGCGATGGTGGCGTCGACAGTGCCCTTCGCCTCCGGTTCCTCTGCCGGTGCTTCGACGTCCTTGGCGCCCGCCTGCGAATCGGCGGGGTACGAGCAGGCGCCCGCTGCGGTTGATGAGTCGGATTCGGCTGCGGAGCTGCCGCCGGAATCACCCTCGGAATCAGACGATCCGCATCCGCTCAGCAGCAGAAGAACGAGGACGGCGAAGGCAGCGAGGGTCAGCACAACGGCTGACTGCGGACGACGGTTCAGGGCATGAGAGCGACTCTGCGCGAGGTGATCCATGCGTTCATCGTATCGGCACCGTCGTCGAGACACGGGCGCGGCGTCGAGACACGGGCGTGCACACGCGCTTTTCGACACGCAGCCCGTTTCTCGGCGCGGCCGAGACTCAGGTCTCGACGGAGGTGCGGGTGCTCGGGTCGGGGGAGCCGCCTCGGCGAAGGAAGATCGCAATGGAGATGACGATGAGCCCGGACACGCACAGGCCCACGCCCACCCACGCCGGTGCTCGGTAGCCGAGGCCGGCGGTGATGACGATTCCGCCGAGCCACGCGCCGAGCGCATTGGCGAGGTTGAAGGCGGCGTGGTTCATGGCCGCGGACAGGCTCGGGGCGTCATGGGATTCGCGGAACAGACGCATCTGCAGGGCCGTGGTGATCATGGACCCGGAGATGCCGATGAGGAAGAGGGCGATGATCGCAATGGCCGCAATGTGGGTGAAGGCACCGAACGCGGCGAGCACGAGAGCCGAGAGGATCATGCCGCCCGTGGCCGAGCGTTCGATGGACTTGTCGACCAGGGGTCCTGCAATCAGCGATCCGGCGGTCATGCCCAGGCCGTAGACGGCGAGCACCCACGGGATCGCGACGCCGGGGACGCCGGCGACGTCCGTCATCGTCGGGGTGATATAGGTGTAGACGGCGAACATGCCGCCGAAGCCGACGGAGCCCGCGACGAGGGTGAGGATGATCTGGACGCGGCCGAGCGCCTTGATCTCGCCTCGGGCCGAGGGAACCTCACCGGCTCCGACACTGACGCGCGGCACGGCGATGGCGACCATGAGGACAGTGAGCACTCCGAGGGCGGCGACGAGGGCGTAGGCGCTGCGCCAGCCGAACATATTGCCGAGGGCTGCGGCGAAGGGCACGCCGAAGATGTTCGCGATCGTCAGTCCGAGCATCACCCGCGACATGGCCCGGCCGCGGCGATTGGCCGGGACGAGGGAGGCGGCGACGACGGCTCCGATACCGAGATAAGCTCCGTGCGGCAGGCCGGAGACGAAGCGTGCGATGTTGAACAGTCCGGCCGTCGGGGCGAGCATCGAGGCGAGGTTGCCCAGGGCGAAGAGGCCCATCAGGCACAGGAGCAGCAGCTTGCGATCCATGTGTGCTGCGACGGTGGTGATCAGGGGTGCGCCGACGACGACGCCGATGGCGTAGAACGACACCGCATGCCCGGCTTGGGGGACTGTTATGCCCAGCTCCTCGGCGATCATCGGCAGCAGGCCCATGGTCGCGAATTCGGTCACCCCGATGGCGAAGGCGCCGATCGCCAAGGCGAAGACAGCGAA from Brevibacterium sp. JSBI002 includes the following:
- a CDS encoding peptidylprolyl isomerase, whose amino-acid sequence is MDHLAQSRSHALNRRPQSAVVLTLAAFAVLVLLLLSGCGSSDSEGDSGGSSAAESDSSTAAGACSYPADSQAGAKDVEAPAEEPEAKGTVDATIATNAGDLAVTLDADRAPCTVNSFLSLAAQKYFDDTECHRLTTEGIYVLQCGDPTGTGSGGPGYSFADELDGSETYPAGTLAMANSGPDTNGSQFFVVYDDSSLPPDYTVFGQLDEKSTKTVADLAAKGTDSGAGDGSPKEKVTITEVTVAD
- a CDS encoding MFS transporter; protein product: MSDAPVSRGVYKFAVFALAIGAFAIGVTEFATMGLLPMIAEELGITVPQAGHAVSFYAIGVVVGAPLITTVAAHMDRKLLLLCLMGLFALGNLASMLAPTAGLFNIARFVSGLPHGAYLGIGAVVAASLVPANRRGRAMSRVMLGLTIANIFGVPFAAALGNMFGWRSAYALVAALGVLTVLMVAIAVPRVSVGAGEVPSARGEIKALGRVQIILTLVAGSVGFGGMFAVYTYITPTMTDVAGVPGVAIPWVLAVYGLGMTAGSLIAGPLVDKSIERSATGGMILSALVLAAFGAFTHIAAIAIIALFLIGISGSMITTALQMRLFRESHDAPSLSAAMNHAAFNLANALGAWLGGIVITAGLGYRAPAWVGVGLCVSGLIVISIAIFLRRGGSPDPSTRTSVET